One window of Brevibacterium pigmentatum genomic DNA carries:
- a CDS encoding DUF1990 family protein, giving the protein MAEDPQERPETLTHPLSPRWLERPDGYRHFESAYFVGRGRDTFDRCAEEVLHWEVKIRSGFDIDVDGRSDSSDRASGSGASAKTARRPPRVERGQEPTIRVRLGPFRLLEPSRVIDVFETEDRCGFTYSTKPGHPITGEESCILIRTADDRVFLILRSVSRAGLGIWRLGEPFVRIAQIIYRRRYGRALRS; this is encoded by the coding sequence ATGGCCGAAGATCCACAGGAGCGTCCGGAAACGCTGACGCATCCTCTCTCGCCGAGGTGGTTGGAGCGTCCCGACGGATACCGTCACTTCGAATCCGCGTACTTCGTTGGCCGTGGCCGGGACACGTTCGATCGCTGCGCCGAGGAGGTCCTGCACTGGGAGGTCAAGATCCGCAGCGGCTTCGATATCGACGTGGATGGACGTTCGGATAGCAGCGACCGCGCGTCCGGCAGCGGTGCGTCAGCAAAGACTGCGCGTCGACCGCCCCGTGTGGAGCGGGGGCAGGAGCCGACGATTCGGGTGCGACTCGGACCGTTCCGATTGCTCGAGCCGTCTCGCGTCATCGATGTATTCGAAACCGAGGATCGGTGCGGTTTCACCTACAGCACGAAGCCGGGACATCCGATCACCGGAGAGGAGTCCTGCATCCTCATCCGCACCGCCGATGACCGAGTGTTCCTCATTCTGAGGTCGGTCTCGCGAGCGGGGCTGGGCATCTGGCGACTCGGCGAACCCTTCGTCCGCATCGCTCAGATCATCTATCGGCGACGCTACGGACGGGCCTTGCGCAGCTGA
- a CDS encoding MaoC family dehydratase → MRTINGIDEFESLIGQELGTSEWLTMDQDAINTFADVTGDHQWIHVDEARAAEGPYGATIVHGFFTLALIPKFSSEVFTIEGVSIRVNYGLNKVRFLQPVVVGSRLRGKVEVKDVIRGDKGTQVILQQTIEIDGQERPACIAEVVTLLVE, encoded by the coding sequence GTGCGCACAATCAACGGCATCGACGAGTTCGAATCGCTCATCGGCCAGGAGCTCGGCACCTCCGAGTGGCTGACGATGGACCAGGACGCCATCAACACCTTCGCCGACGTCACCGGCGACCACCAGTGGATCCACGTCGACGAAGCGCGCGCGGCCGAGGGCCCCTACGGTGCGACGATCGTGCACGGATTCTTCACTCTCGCGCTGATTCCGAAGTTCTCCTCCGAGGTCTTCACCATCGAAGGCGTGTCCATCCGCGTCAACTACGGCCTCAACAAGGTCCGCTTCCTCCAGCCCGTCGTCGTCGGCTCGCGCCTGCGCGGAAAGGTCGAGGTCAAGGACGTCATCCGCGGGGATAAGGGCACGCAGGTCATCCTCCAGCAGACGATCGAGATCGATGGCCAGGAGCGGCCCGCCTGCATAGCCGAGGTGGTCACTCTCCTCGTCGAGTGA
- a CDS encoding response regulator transcription factor: MHIVLVEDDEVIRETTQIGLERFDYTVSAFADGREGYEFVSANGADVLLLDLMLPTMNGASICRAVRERSTIPIIIISARSDAIDIVQALEAGADDYLTKPFDMQVLNARIRAVVRRFITTGTDRFGYSPAPEADEHHDTVIGPGGMVTGDGIPEVLGASPGMDTRDRLRAQLESDDTYLGAGGKFTTAPEADDDEEAIGGAVPPRPSGSPTVAAETSGSDGGLGPFRTRLGSLVLDTGRLTVEVDGEEVHLTPTELRVLLLLTEQPEHVYSREKIAFTVWGYEWAGDSRVVDVHIQRLRKKIGANMIETVRGFGYRFAG; this comes from the coding sequence ATGCATATAGTTCTGGTCGAGGATGATGAGGTCATCCGCGAAACGACGCAGATCGGACTCGAACGATTCGACTACACGGTCTCGGCATTCGCCGACGGCCGCGAGGGGTACGAATTCGTCTCCGCCAACGGCGCCGACGTCCTCCTGCTGGATCTCATGCTGCCGACGATGAACGGCGCTTCCATCTGCCGTGCCGTGCGCGAGCGTTCGACGATCCCGATCATCATCATCTCCGCCCGCTCCGATGCCATCGACATCGTCCAGGCCCTCGAGGCCGGCGCCGACGACTATCTCACCAAGCCGTTCGACATGCAGGTGCTCAACGCCCGCATCCGTGCGGTCGTCCGCCGGTTCATCACGACCGGCACAGACCGGTTCGGCTACTCCCCCGCCCCCGAGGCGGATGAACACCACGACACCGTGATCGGCCCCGGCGGCATGGTCACCGGCGACGGCATCCCCGAGGTCCTCGGCGCCAGCCCCGGAATGGACACCCGGGATCGGCTGCGAGCGCAGCTCGAATCCGATGACACCTACCTCGGTGCCGGTGGGAAGTTCACCACCGCCCCCGAGGCGGACGACGACGAAGAGGCGATCGGCGGCGCGGTTCCGCCACGTCCGAGCGGCTCGCCCACGGTGGCCGCGGAAACGTCCGGATCCGACGGCGGGCTGGGTCCGTTCCGCACACGACTGGGCTCCCTCGTCCTCGACACCGGCCGGCTGACGGTCGAGGTCGACGGGGAGGAAGTCCACCTCACCCCGACCGAGCTGCGTGTCCTCCTGCTGCTGACCGAGCAGCCCGAGCACGTGTATTCGCGGGAGAAGATCGCGTTCACGGTCTGGGGCTACGAATGGGCCGGCGACTCCCGCGTCGTCGACGTCCACATCCAGCGCCTGCGGAAGAAGATCGGGGCGAACATGATCGAAACCGTTCGCGGATTCGGTTACCGCTTCGCAGGCTGA
- a CDS encoding sensor histidine kinase — protein sequence MSLRWKISLLIVASVIIAVLSCSIVLRQSAARAEDDRMRSTVTEQLTNATAIFSETGVLTLNARIDDPELPKEARKSALKGQSVTIRSEVDGEEIVWAAAPIEVGSHTQVISVRASTKDSQELIGRIDQALLVGMIGSALVVGGVGSIVAGRISRRLTLGAQAARKIAGGDTTTRIADVIDESDQEVWAFATAVDTAVARLTERIDSEQRFTADLAHEMRTPLTGLVNAANLLEEDSRPAELVKDRVVRMQVLVEDLLEVSRLDAGRANPEFTRVDVDQAIRSLLGTMEASGALAGHQIDTHLAALNSTLVTDVRRFERIVSNLLVNAIKHGGDPIRLETSTRSIIVSDSGAGYPPDIVNTGPTRFVSAGGGGMGLGLVIAQGQARLLGIKLIFSNDPVTGGARTEVVFPDEEAQERALRQYVESRSE from the coding sequence ATGTCGCTGCGCTGGAAGATCTCTCTGCTCATCGTCGCCTCGGTGATCATCGCCGTCCTGTCGTGCTCGATCGTGCTGCGCCAATCCGCGGCCCGGGCCGAGGACGACCGCATGCGGTCGACGGTGACCGAGCAGCTGACGAACGCGACAGCCATCTTCTCCGAGACCGGGGTGCTCACTCTCAACGCCCGCATCGATGATCCGGAGCTGCCCAAGGAGGCGCGCAAGTCCGCGCTCAAGGGGCAGAGCGTGACGATCCGCTCCGAGGTCGACGGTGAGGAGATCGTGTGGGCAGCGGCCCCGATCGAGGTCGGCTCGCATACCCAGGTGATCTCCGTACGCGCTTCGACCAAGGACAGCCAGGAGCTCATCGGCCGCATCGACCAGGCACTGCTGGTGGGCATGATCGGCTCCGCCCTCGTCGTCGGCGGTGTCGGCTCGATCGTCGCCGGCCGCATCTCCCGCAGGCTGACCCTGGGCGCGCAGGCCGCCCGGAAGATCGCCGGCGGGGACACGACGACGCGCATCGCCGATGTCATCGACGAATCCGATCAGGAAGTGTGGGCCTTCGCCACGGCAGTCGACACCGCTGTGGCCCGCCTGACCGAACGCATCGACTCCGAGCAGCGCTTCACCGCGGACCTCGCGCACGAGATGCGCACCCCGCTGACCGGGCTGGTCAATGCCGCGAACCTGCTCGAAGAGGATTCCCGCCCCGCCGAGCTCGTCAAGGACCGAGTCGTGCGCATGCAGGTCCTCGTCGAGGATCTCCTCGAGGTCTCCCGTCTCGACGCCGGCCGTGCCAATCCCGAGTTCACCCGCGTCGACGTCGATCAGGCGATCCGTTCCCTGCTGGGCACGATGGAGGCCTCGGGCGCCCTGGCCGGCCACCAGATCGACACTCATCTGGCGGCGCTGAATTCGACGCTGGTCACCGATGTCCGCCGCTTCGAGCGCATCGTGTCGAACCTGCTGGTCAACGCGATCAAGCACGGCGGGGATCCCATCCGCCTGGAGACGAGCACGCGCAGCATCATCGTCTCCGACTCCGGTGCCGGCTATCCGCCGGATATCGTCAACACCGGCCCGACCCGCTTCGTCTCCGCCGGAGGCGGCGGAATGGGCCTCGGCCTCGTCATCGCGCAGGGGCAGGCACGCCTGCTCGGCATCAAGCTGATCTTCAGTAACGATCCCGTAACAGGGGGCGCACGGACGGAAGTGGTCTTCCCCGACGAGGAAGCCCAGGAACGCGCGCTCCGGCAGTACGTCGAGAGCCGATCCGAATAA
- a CDS encoding M15 family metallopeptidase: MSESSSSTEPQVRRRDLHRRRSSSPFSRARTSKRETGTPTAPAAADSGTPTASASAASTTETLSPRRAAMAAEARAAQTSPRRNAMAREAATVPTTFGSPSASSIRRVSAGAAESRGSDGALLKSVRKRKLRTASTLAAVSVAGAATAVTMLVNNLSGGAEVKTDPSAASEPSAINAEKVNADVPEVKGKSAMEIGVPSAKQKKVEAASRAVEKSALPGCDEKQNFDQSAGNGELPDEWLCDLGKEDHRLRADAAVSFAKMNAAYKKDTGKELEITDSYRDMAGQLSVASRKPGLSAKPGTSLHGWGIALDLGGGVANKTGAWGWLVEHGDEYGWENPDWAKASMYEPWHWEYTPARDSIPGN; encoded by the coding sequence ATGTCAGAGTCATCATCGAGCACAGAACCACAGGTGCGTCGACGGGATCTGCACAGGCGTCGCTCATCGTCCCCATTCTCTCGCGCTCGCACGTCGAAGCGCGAGACCGGGACACCCACCGCCCCTGCTGCCGCTGACTCCGGGACACCGACCGCTTCTGCATCCGCTGCCAGCACGACCGAGACCCTGTCGCCCAGGCGCGCAGCGATGGCCGCCGAGGCACGTGCGGCACAGACATCTCCGCGGCGGAACGCGATGGCTCGTGAAGCCGCCACAGTCCCGACGACCTTCGGTTCTCCGTCCGCCTCGTCGATCCGCCGGGTCAGCGCAGGAGCCGCCGAGAGCCGCGGGTCCGATGGCGCGCTGCTGAAATCCGTGCGCAAGCGGAAGCTGCGGACCGCGTCCACCCTCGCCGCCGTCTCTGTGGCAGGCGCCGCCACTGCAGTGACCATGCTGGTCAACAATCTCAGCGGAGGTGCCGAGGTCAAGACCGACCCGTCTGCCGCCAGTGAGCCCTCTGCCATCAACGCGGAGAAGGTCAACGCCGACGTCCCCGAGGTCAAGGGCAAGTCGGCGATGGAGATCGGCGTGCCCAGCGCCAAGCAGAAGAAGGTCGAAGCCGCGTCCCGCGCAGTCGAGAAGAGCGCCCTGCCCGGCTGCGATGAGAAGCAGAACTTCGACCAGTCCGCCGGCAACGGCGAGCTGCCCGATGAGTGGCTGTGCGACCTCGGCAAGGAAGATCACCGACTCCGTGCCGACGCCGCCGTCTCCTTCGCGAAGATGAACGCCGCCTACAAGAAGGACACCGGCAAGGAACTCGAGATCACGGATTCCTACCGCGACATGGCCGGCCAGCTCTCTGTGGCCAGCCGGAAACCGGGACTGTCGGCTAAGCCGGGCACCTCGCTGCACGGATGGGGTATCGCCCTCGACCTCGGCGGCGGAGTCGCCAACAAGACCGGAGCCTGGGGCTGGCTCGTCGAGCACGGTGACGAATACGGCTGGGAGAACCCGGACTGGGCCAAGGCGAGCATGTACGAACCGTGGCACTGGGAATACACCCCGGCCCGCGACTCGATTCCCGGCAACTGA